A region from the Arachis ipaensis cultivar K30076 chromosome B01, Araip1.1, whole genome shotgun sequence genome encodes:
- the LOC107634054 gene encoding myosin-9-like, whose amino-acid sequence MYLQLLMLLTGKSNSILVSGESGAGKTETTRMLMRYLAYLGGRADTKGRTVEQQVLESNPILEAFGNAKTMRNNNSSPFGKFVEIQFDKNGRISGAAIRTYLLERSRVCQVNDPERNYHCFYLLCAALQESKCFELADISDANEYVSTRRAMDIVGIS is encoded by the exons TCAATTCTTGTCAGTGGAGAGAGCGGAGCCGGTAAAACTGAAACTACAAGAATGCTTATGCGCTACCTTGCTTATTTAGGAGGAAGAGCTGACACCAAAGGAAGAACAGTTGAACAGCAAGTTCTTGAA TCAAATCCAATTTTAGAAGCCTTTGGAAATGCTAAAACTATGAGGAACAACAATTCGAGTCCGTTTGGTAAATTCGTTGAGATCCAATTTGATAAGAATGGAAGAATCTCAGGAGCAGCCATTAGAACATACCTTTTAGAAAGATCTAGGGTTTGTCAAGTAAATGATCCTGAACGCAATTACCACTGCTTCTATCTTCTCTGTGCTGCACTGCAGGAG TCAAAATGTTTTGAACTGGCTGATATAAGCGATGCTAACGAGTATGTTTCCACTAGAAGAGCTATGGACATTGTTGGAATAAGCTAA